A genomic stretch from Lawsonia intracellularis PHE/MN1-00 includes:
- a CDS encoding radical SAM/SPASM domain-containing protein, producing the protein MNLSSFPSRITLELTNYCNLSCKFCPRHHMEQEFGIMDVALAHELIKEMASYKPVTVVPFFRGESLMHPQWDIILQYLMEYNVGPIQLTTNATLLTHENTEKLLNVGLDFLSFSIDTIDPKCYQEIRGMDYNIILNNILYFLQRQEERQVPIVVQVSAVKTEKNASDIQNFIDFWLPKVDRVRIYEEHSKDGKIGSLKQPTKIARKACHKVFEDMVIYWNGDVALCNHDWTRRVTGQHIANVRNKGIAVCWNSPTYNSIRQAHENINLSGVMPCESCDHWVVSYLPENHIGQIFYKQPK; encoded by the coding sequence TTGAATTTGTCTTCTTTCCCATCCAGAATCACATTAGAATTAACAAATTATTGTAATCTATCCTGTAAATTTTGTCCACGCCATCATATGGAACAAGAATTTGGGATTATGGATGTAGCACTAGCTCATGAGTTGATTAAAGAAATGGCTAGTTATAAACCTGTAACAGTAGTTCCTTTCTTTCGTGGTGAAAGTTTAATGCACCCTCAATGGGATATTATACTACAATACCTGATGGAATATAATGTTGGACCTATCCAATTAACAACAAATGCTACATTATTAACACATGAAAATACAGAAAAACTTCTTAATGTTGGTCTAGATTTTTTGTCTTTTTCAATAGATACAATAGATCCAAAATGCTATCAAGAAATTCGTGGTATGGATTATAATATTATCCTAAATAATATCCTGTATTTCCTTCAACGACAAGAAGAACGACAGGTACCTATAGTAGTACAAGTATCTGCTGTAAAAACAGAAAAGAATGCTTCTGACATACAAAATTTTATAGATTTTTGGTTACCAAAAGTAGATAGAGTAAGGATTTATGAAGAACATTCAAAGGATGGTAAAATAGGAAGTCTTAAACAACCAACTAAAATAGCTCGCAAAGCTTGCCATAAAGTTTTTGAAGACATGGTAATCTATTGGAATGGTGATGTCGCATTATGCAATCATGACTGGACACGACGCGTTACTGGACAGCATATAGCAAATGTCCGAAATAAAGGTATAGCTGTTTGTTGGAATAGTCCAACATATAATAGTATACGACAAGCGCATGAAAATATTAATCTTTCTGGTGTAATGCCTTGTGAAAGTTGCGACCATTGGGTTGTCTCTTATCTACCTGAAAACCATATAGGACAAATATTTTACAAACAACCAAAATGA
- a CDS encoding DegT/DnrJ/EryC1/StrS family aminotransferase gives MFRIPLMKPYIPNSSKKNVLDVLNSGVLTEGIYTQRLEKAFTQYIGTSYAIGVTSCTTGLELVLRALHIGPGDEVIVPDYTYPATAFAPMLLGATAVIVDISPNTMLIDYNAIKQAITAKTKAIIPVSLFGNPLNWDELLCIKKEYPNINIIEDAACSLGSQFRNIKTGAWGDAAVFSMHPRKNITTGEGGMITTNNKELAESIQSIKHFGMDISKKLKGETIFIQLGTNYKLSNIQSAIGEGQIQLIDSILKQRATQVQLYKELLKSLPIEIPETTSHSTHAWQSFCIITPQRDQLLDHMRKAGIEIQIGTYALHLQPVFQQHPLCKIKGEMNGSQKAFTHCCTLPLFHTMTVAEQKEVISILAENLSSSNLM, from the coding sequence ATGTTCCGAATACCATTAATGAAACCTTATATACCAAACTCATCCAAAAAAAATGTTTTAGATGTTCTTAATTCAGGGGTGTTAACAGAAGGGATCTACACACAACGATTAGAAAAAGCTTTTACTCAATATATAGGGACATCGTATGCTATAGGAGTTACTTCTTGCACAACAGGACTTGAACTTGTTCTCCGTGCTCTACATATTGGACCTGGGGATGAAGTCATTGTTCCTGACTATACCTATCCTGCTACAGCATTTGCACCTATGTTACTTGGTGCAACTGCTGTTATTGTCGATATATCTCCAAATACTATGTTAATAGACTATAATGCCATAAAACAAGCTATTACAGCCAAGACTAAAGCTATCATCCCTGTCTCCCTTTTTGGGAATCCTCTTAACTGGGATGAATTACTTTGTATAAAAAAAGAATACCCCAATATAAATATCATAGAGGATGCAGCTTGTTCTTTAGGTTCACAGTTTCGTAATATCAAAACCGGAGCTTGGGGAGATGCTGCTGTATTTAGTATGCATCCTAGAAAAAATATTACGACTGGTGAAGGTGGAATGATAACAACTAATAATAAAGAGTTAGCTGAATCTATCCAGTCGATTAAACATTTTGGTATGGATATCTCAAAAAAGCTAAAAGGAGAAACTATTTTTATACAACTTGGCACAAATTATAAACTTTCTAATATACAATCTGCAATAGGAGAAGGACAAATACAACTTATTGACTCCATCCTCAAACAACGGGCTACACAAGTTCAATTATACAAAGAACTGTTAAAGTCACTTCCTATAGAGATCCCAGAAACAACCAGTCATAGCACTCATGCTTGGCAAAGCTTTTGTATTATTACTCCTCAAAGAGATCAACTTTTAGATCACATGCGGAAAGCAGGAATAGAAATCCAAATTGGAACTTATGCACTTCATCTACAACCAGTCTTTCAACAACATCCACTTTGTAAAATAAAAGGAGAAATGAATGGTAGTCAGAAAGCTTTTACACATTGTTGTACGTTACCTTTATTCCATACAATGACAGTAGCTGAGCAAAAAGAAGTTATATCTATACTGGCTGAAAATTTATCTAGTAGTAACCTAATGTAA
- a CDS encoding class I SAM-dependent methyltransferase codes for MYSTLTWLKENTDTTFSYYTKSKEGAWISPYTLPGHEDNAIWNNTTLGKSVLNKYSTTSWETDFLEQLLPSLITSHKLCSDTPLIDLGCGNGRVTYLLHRVGFNKLVGIDLDEMNVNYAASQIPASSLDDIIFMMGNTLHLPFKQQSLSQIFISALPFLTTVFSSIKPLIKQNGKLLYLTSTSLEAALTYALVRNDWEEFVRIMETQTRAAAWENKSIRYTTPIAEAIIMYAEEAGFSLEAQYGIPIFASLIFGALCQQQTLNEDKKEFLYNKLHELASISNRFVRQHLLIFQKE; via the coding sequence ATGTATAGCACTCTAACTTGGTTAAAAGAAAACACTGACACTACATTTTCTTATTATACAAAAAGTAAAGAAGGTGCTTGGATTTCTCCATATACTCTTCCAGGGCATGAGGATAATGCTATATGGAATAATACAACACTAGGGAAATCAGTTTTAAACAAATATTCAACCACTTCTTGGGAAACTGACTTTCTTGAACAATTATTACCTTCTTTAATAACTTCACATAAACTATGTAGTGATACGCCATTAATAGACCTAGGTTGTGGTAATGGAAGAGTCACATATTTGCTTCATCGAGTTGGTTTTAATAAGCTTGTTGGAATAGACCTAGATGAAATGAATGTAAATTATGCTGCTTCTCAAATTCCTGCTTCATCTTTAGATGACATTATTTTTATGATGGGAAATACATTACATTTACCTTTTAAACAACAATCATTATCACAAATTTTTATCAGTGCATTACCATTTTTAACGACTGTTTTCTCATCTATAAAACCATTAATTAAACAAAACGGGAAATTACTTTACCTTACATCTACTTCATTAGAAGCAGCTCTTACTTATGCTTTAGTTAGGAATGATTGGGAAGAATTCGTCCGTATTATGGAAACACAAACCCGTGCTGCTGCTTGGGAAAATAAAAGTATTCGTTACACTACACCCATAGCAGAAGCAATTATAATGTATGCTGAAGAGGCTGGCTTCTCTTTAGAAGCTCAGTATGGCATTCCTATCTTTGCCAGCCTTATCTTTGGTGCATTATGTCAACAACAAACTCTTAATGAAGATAAAAAAGAATTCTTATATAATAAATTGCATGAACTTGCCTCTATAAGCAACCGATTTGTACGTCAACATTTACTTATCTTTCAAAAAGAATAA
- a CDS encoding class I SAM-dependent methyltransferase, with protein MLGFSPHTLPGHEDNAIWNNTKLGQLAQRKYSTTAWETDFLEQLLPSLITSHNLCIDIPFIDVGCGDGRITYLLHRVGFNKLVGIDLDEINVRNAASQTPSSSLNNIVFMTGDALSLPFKHNTLQQIFISGLPSLSNVFLNIYPFLTDSSMGGGGILLCLTATALEAALIYALTRGDWKEFIHIIETQTRAASWENKNIRYPITIVENVINEAKQAGFSLEAKYGIPIFASLVFGALCQQQTLNEDDKELLYNILYTIPSINLHFMRQSLLIFRKQ; from the coding sequence GTGCTTGGATTTTCCCCACACACTCTCCCAGGTCATGAGGATAATGCTATATGGAATAATACAAAATTAGGACAATTAGCTCAAAGAAAATATTCAACTACTGCTTGGGAGACTGACTTTCTTGAGCAATTGTTACCTTCTTTAATAACCTCCCATAACTTATGTATAGATATACCATTTATAGACGTGGGCTGTGGTGATGGGAGGATAACATATTTACTTCATCGGGTTGGCTTTAATAAACTTGTGGGAATAGACTTAGATGAAATAAATGTAAGGAATGCTGCTTCTCAAACTCCTAGCTCATCTTTAAATAACATTGTCTTTATGACAGGTGATGCACTATCTTTGCCTTTCAAACATAATACATTACAACAAATATTTATTAGTGGGCTACCCTCTCTTTCAAACGTATTTTTGAATATATATCCTTTTTTAACAGATAGCTCTATGGGGGGGGGGGGGATACTCCTTTGTCTTACAGCAACCGCATTAGAAGCAGCTCTTATTTATGCTCTTACTAGAGGAGATTGGAAAGAATTTATCCATATTATAGAAACACAAACTCGTGCTGCTTCTTGGGAAAACAAAAATATTCGCTATCCTATTACAATAGTAGAAAATGTTATTAATGAAGCCAAACAAGCTGGATTCTCTTTAGAAGCTAAGTATGGCATCCCTATTTTTGCTAGTCTTGTCTTTGGTGCATTATGTCAACAACAAACTCTTAATGAAGATGATAAAGAACTATTATATAATATATTATATACAATTCCTTCCATAAATCTACATTTTATGAGACAATCCCTTCTTATCTTTAGAAAACAATAA
- a CDS encoding ATP-grasp domain-containing protein has product MANILLTSVGNDGAQAIIKALRIPEGNNDIDTLIGIDSNPHAYGLYMTDYSYIVSQRSNATSLLEELHHIINIHHINLVLPLSTEDQSFYAHYASKIEQWGCKVQHSPEKSITIANNKHLLLPFLQEHGLEVPYFRIAHNCTELENLLYEFDAKHNPIVIKRAFSTGACGVKIVIPSTDTLERMFDRTNIYISIDELLFWMDKINDTMPILQISEFLPDTKYSVDVFLHNGKAIEACVRTEEKRIYGTSLYGVTIEDEELYEIGLQAASSLLLEGTVNIELGKDRNKRAKIIEINPRFPASIDHTVTAGCNMPLWVVQAALGKPFKVNKPYYNVPYFRHWTFLSNKNIPLKIGRK; this is encoded by the coding sequence ATGGCAAATATCTTACTTACATCTGTTGGAAATGATGGTGCACAAGCTATTATAAAAGCATTAAGAATTCCAGAAGGGAATAATGATATAGACACTCTCATTGGTATAGATAGTAATCCTCATGCCTATGGTCTTTATATGACAGATTATAGTTATATTGTCTCTCAAAGATCTAATGCTACTTCTTTACTAGAAGAATTACACCATATTATTAATATACACCATATTAATCTTGTTTTACCATTATCGACAGAAGATCAATCTTTTTATGCACACTATGCCTCTAAAATAGAGCAATGGGGCTGTAAAGTACAACATTCTCCTGAAAAGTCTATCACAATAGCTAATAATAAACATCTACTACTTCCTTTTCTACAAGAACATGGTTTAGAAGTACCATATTTTCGTATAGCTCATAACTGTACTGAGCTAGAAAATCTTTTATATGAATTTGATGCTAAACATAATCCTATTGTAATAAAACGAGCATTTAGTACTGGAGCATGTGGTGTAAAAATTGTTATCCCATCAACTGATACACTAGAAAGAATGTTTGATAGAACTAATATTTATATTTCAATCGATGAATTACTCTTTTGGATGGATAAAATTAATGATACAATGCCAATATTACAAATATCTGAATTTCTACCTGACACAAAATATAGTGTAGATGTTTTTCTTCACAATGGTAAAGCGATTGAAGCATGTGTCCGCACAGAAGAAAAGCGTATTTATGGCACATCATTATATGGTGTTACAATTGAAGATGAAGAATTATATGAAATTGGTTTACAAGCTGCATCTTCTCTATTGTTAGAAGGGACTGTTAATATAGAGTTAGGGAAAGATAGAAATAAAAGAGCTAAAATTATAGAAATTAATCCACGATTTCCTGCAAGTATTGATCATACAGTAACCGCTGGTTGTAATATGCCACTCTGGGTCGTACAAGCAGCATTAGGGAAACCTTTTAAAGTTAATAAGCCTTATTATAATGTGCCTTATTTTCGTCATTGGACATTTTTATCTAATAAAAATATACCATTAAAAATTGGTAGGAAATAG
- a CDS encoding DegT/DnrJ/EryC1/StrS family aminotransferase, translated as MITHSKTSLSTDDITNVLATLLSGDISDNKERKNFEKAMAKYVGNAYSVATSSGTLALQLALRLMKIGGGDEILVPTFVCDDILSAVHQVGAKAIPVDIDTTTFNINPEDAVSRITKKTKAIILVHMFGLPNEMEKFQNFPVPIIEDCAHSLGATWNKKFVGTFGHISTFSFHGLKLLTCGEGGMLMTNSQKIIQHHKEILEPNFMTGGYKLDYHLSDILAKLGLSQLQSFPSVLKLRQEMAIRYTKTLTNLSQTFLPIIKTKNQISSCFRYVLRHKTLQFSTLEKMFINRGIIIRRPVKNLLHRLLGLKDNNYPIASEYFEHIFSIPFYPSLTKLEEKTVLHETKTILG; from the coding sequence GTGATTACTCATTCAAAAACCAGTCTCTCTACTGACGATATCACCAATGTTTTAGCAACATTATTATCAGGGGATATTAGCGATAATAAGGAACGTAAAAATTTTGAAAAAGCAATGGCTAAATATGTAGGAAATGCTTATTCAGTAGCAACAAGTAGTGGAACATTAGCACTTCAGTTAGCATTACGTCTTATGAAAATAGGGGGGGGGGACGAAATATTGGTCCCTACATTTGTTTGTGATGATATTTTATCTGCTGTACATCAAGTAGGGGCAAAAGCTATTCCTGTAGATATAGATACAACAACTTTTAACATAAACCCAGAGGATGCAGTATCACGTATTACAAAAAAAACAAAAGCTATTATCCTTGTTCACATGTTTGGATTACCAAATGAAATGGAAAAATTTCAAAATTTCCCTGTACCAATCATAGAAGATTGTGCTCATAGTTTAGGAGCTACATGGAATAAAAAGTTTGTAGGAACTTTTGGCCATATTTCTACATTTTCCTTTCATGGGCTAAAACTACTAACATGTGGGGAAGGAGGAATGCTTATGACAAATTCACAAAAAATTATTCAACATCATAAAGAAATATTAGAACCAAATTTTATGACTGGTGGTTATAAGTTAGATTATCATCTTAGTGACATCCTAGCAAAACTTGGTTTAAGCCAGTTACAATCTTTCCCTTCAGTTTTAAAATTAAGACAAGAAATGGCCATTAGGTATACAAAAACATTAACAAATTTATCTCAAACATTTCTTCCTATAATTAAAACAAAAAATCAAATATCTAGTTGTTTCCGATATGTCTTACGACATAAAACATTACAATTTTCAACTCTTGAAAAAATGTTTATAAATCGTGGTATTATTATAAGGAGGCCAGTAAAAAATTTACTTCATAGGCTTTTAGGATTAAAAGATAATAACTATCCTATAGCTTCAGAATATTTTGAACATATCTTTTCTATTCCTTTTTATCCTTCACTAACTAAACTAGAAGAAAAAACTGTTTTACATGAGACAAAAACAATTCTTGGCTGA
- a CDS encoding acetyltransferase yields MDKTIIILGARGNSIDILDTIKDINIRNSNLSCVGFLDDSSMLQSTKVHNLPILGKLKDAIKFQHTFFVNSIGSPKNYTQKQNIIRSSGLKDHQFLSIISPYAYVARSAIIGHGSTALVGSVIAAETTIGNHVLILQNTIINHNTIIEDFVSLAAGVSIAGDCYIKQGAYIGTNACIRGGITIGEYALIGMGAVVTKDVKPGATVVGNPAKILHKI; encoded by the coding sequence ATGGATAAAACTATTATTATTTTAGGTGCTAGAGGAAATAGTATAGATATTCTTGATACTATTAAAGATATCAATATTAGAAATAGTAATCTATCTTGTGTAGGATTTTTAGATGATTCTAGTATGTTACAGTCTACAAAAGTCCATAATCTTCCTATATTAGGAAAATTAAAAGATGCTATAAAATTTCAGCATACCTTTTTTGTTAATAGTATAGGAAGTCCAAAAAATTATACACAAAAACAAAATATTATACGTTCTTCAGGATTAAAAGATCATCAATTTTTATCTATTATTAGTCCATACGCTTATGTTGCACGCTCTGCAATAATTGGACATGGGAGTACAGCTCTTGTTGGTTCTGTGATAGCTGCAGAAACAACCATTGGGAACCATGTTTTGATACTACAAAATACCATTATAAATCATAATACAATAATAGAGGATTTTGTATCTTTAGCTGCAGGAGTTAGTATAGCTGGAGATTGTTATATAAAACAAGGAGCTTATATTGGAACAAATGCCTGCATTCGAGGAGGAATAACAATTGGAGAATATGCTTTAATTGGTATGGGCGCTGTTGTCACAAAAGATGTTAAACCAGGAGCAACTGTAGTCGGCAATCCAGCAAAAATATTACATAAAATATAA